The region CCGTAGATTGGGTGAAAAGAAAGCGCGAATTTTACCGGATTTGGCCCCGTCAGGACCACCGAAAAAGGCGGTTGACGGGCAATTACAGCCCGACAGCCATCAGGCCAGTTGGCGCCAGCCCAGCCCCTCGACCTGGCAGGCAACCTGCACCCAGTCGGATTCACAGCCCAGCGCTCCGGCCAGGGCCTCGCGAGCGTGACCATTGGTATTGTTGTGCTCCGAGATATGGGCCGCCACCAGATGCTGCAACTTGCTGCAGTCGATCATGTCGAGCAGCTCGGCCGACTGGCGATTGGAGAGATGCCCCAGCCCCCCACCGACGCGATCCTTCAGCTTCTGCGGGTACGGACCGTTGGCGAGCATGGCCTCGTCATGATTGGCTTCCAGGATGAAGGCATCCAGGCCGGAGTACTGCTGCACCACGTGCGGTGTCAGGCGGCCAAGGTCGGTCAGCACGCCAAGGCGATGCTGGCCGCTGTCGAAGACGTATTGAGCCGGCTCGCGGGCATCGTGCGGCACCGGCACGGGCGTCACCTCGATATCCCCGATCACCAGGGGCTGCTCGATACGCAGCAGGTTGGCGCCGCGCACGGCGCGCTTGCCGGCATTGGCATTGGTGCCAGCGGTCAGGAACACGGGCGTACCGAACTTCCTGGAAAAGCTGTCGACCCCGCCAATATGGTCGGAATGTTCATGGGTAACGAATATGGCCGTGACATCGCCAGGCTCGAGCCCCAGCCGGGCCAGGCGGCGGCTTGTCTCGGTCTTGGAAAAGCCGCAATCCACCATCAGGCAGGTCTCGCCGTGGCGTACCAGCGTGGCGTTACCCTTGCTGCCGCTGCCGAGCAGCGCGAATTCCAGCTTGCCAGCCTTGCGCGGTGCCATGTTCAGGACTTGCCTCCCGGCCCTTGGTCAGGAAAGAAGGACATCGGAAACGGCGTGACCTTGCCATCGGTGTCCGAAATGCGAGCAGTGCCCTGCTTGTCGACTTCATCGATCCGGATGATGGCCTGCATCGGCACCAGCGAGCGCTTCACCCCGGCAAATTCTGCCTTCAGCTTTTCCTCGCTGGGGTCCACCACCACCTCGGTTCGCTCTCCAAAGACAAAGTCACCGATCTCGACAAAACCCAGGACACTGGCCTGAGCCACCTCGCGAGCGTATAGCTCGTAGAGCTTGCCCTGGTTGATGAACTGGATGCGAAAAAGGGGTTTGCTGACCATTACGTCCTGCCGATAGCGGGAAATACGCGGTTTCGGGGCGAAAGTTTACCATGCCCTTGGCTCGTCCCGGCCACCGCCCGTCCCCCCGCCATGGGGGCTTTGAGGCAATTCCGGGCCGAAAAATGGCGCCCTGTGCCGCAATGCAGCACGAAAAACGCACTAATACCTGCTGTAACAGCGATTTAACTGGATTATTTGATGGAAACAC is a window of Gammaproteobacteria bacterium DNA encoding:
- a CDS encoding MBL fold metallo-hydrolase; the protein is MAPRKAGKLEFALLGSGSKGNATLVRHGETCLMVDCGFSKTETSRRLARLGLEPGDVTAIFVTHEHSDHIGGVDSFSRKFGTPVFLTAGTNANAGKRAVRGANLLRIEQPLVIGDIEVTPVPVPHDAREPAQYVFDSGQHRLGVLTDLGRLTPHVVQQYSGLDAFILEANHDEAMLANGPYPQKLKDRVGGGLGHLSNRQSAELLDMIDCSKLQHLVAAHISEHNNTNGHAREALAGALGCESDWVQVACQVEGLGWRQLA
- a CDS encoding DUF1820 family protein — translated: MVSKPLFRIQFINQGKLYELYAREVAQASVLGFVEIGDFVFGERTEVVVDPSEEKLKAEFAGVKRSLVPMQAIIRIDEVDKQGTARISDTDGKVTPFPMSFFPDQGPGGKS